One region of Ardenticatena maritima genomic DNA includes:
- a CDS encoding low molecular weight protein arginine phosphatase has product MPTILVICTANQCRSPMAEALLRKHLADAGYADWRVESAGTQARNGIPATDKSVQVMREYGLDISQHRSREVTAEMLARADLVLTMTSGHKEALLVEFAEARDKTFMLSEMSGFPVEIADPVGQSLERYRETARDIDMFIRNGLSAIIEHAKGHAQ; this is encoded by the coding sequence ATGCCGACGATTTTGGTGATTTGTACCGCGAACCAATGCCGTTCACCCATGGCGGAAGCCTTGCTGCGCAAGCACCTCGCCGACGCCGGCTATGCCGATTGGCGTGTTGAATCGGCGGGGACGCAGGCGCGCAACGGTATTCCCGCCACCGATAAGAGTGTGCAGGTGATGCGCGAGTATGGTCTGGATATCAGCCAACACCGTTCGCGCGAGGTGACGGCTGAGATGCTGGCGCGCGCCGACCTGGTGCTGACGATGACAAGCGGGCACAAAGAAGCCTTGCTCGTCGAATTTGCCGAAGCGCGCGACAAAACCTTCATGCTGAGTGAGATGTCGGGCTTCCCCGTGGAGATTGCCGACCCCGTGGGGCAGTCGCTTGAACGCTACCGTGAAACCGCACGCGATATTGACATGTTTATCCGCAACGGCCTTTCCGCCATCATTGAACATGCAAAGGGGCATGCACAATGA
- a CDS encoding S24/S26 family peptidase codes for MMQTSRDLITLVAETLQHGHVVTLTVVSGSMRPALRVGDRVRVEPATPATVRFGDVVVLDTGDDLLTHRFLGWRQGRMLTKGDALMAADTFPRPPRLIGRVVGYERNGVYRDWRTPRARWGHWALGQVGYFALQCARLQRPAPLHWLVQKGWRALGMVCVYVARL; via the coding sequence ATGATGCAGACAAGCCGCGATCTCATCACACTCGTTGCCGAAACGCTCCAGCACGGCCATGTGGTCACGCTGACGGTGGTGAGCGGGAGCATGCGCCCCGCCTTGCGCGTGGGCGACCGTGTGCGTGTGGAACCGGCCACACCCGCCACCGTGCGCTTTGGCGACGTCGTTGTGCTGGATACGGGCGATGACCTGCTCACGCACCGCTTTCTGGGCTGGCGTCAGGGGCGCATGCTCACAAAAGGCGACGCCCTGATGGCGGCTGATACGTTTCCCCGCCCCCCGCGCCTCATTGGGCGTGTGGTGGGCTATGAGCGCAATGGCGTCTATCGTGATTGGCGCACCCCGCGCGCGCGGTGGGGGCATTGGGCGCTTGGGCAAGTTGGCTACTTTGCTCTACAATGTGCGCGATTGCAACGCCCCGCCCCTTTGCATTGGCTCGTTCAAAAAGGGTGGCGTGCGCTTGGAATGGTGTGCGTTTACGTCGCTCGCCTCTAG
- a CDS encoding PqqD family protein → MLSLESVPAVAAGVVSRDADGDAVIVHARSGKVNVVNHVGAFIWNQIDGRKSVQDIIEHVVRTFNVSPEQARQDTIAFLQSLAERNLITLE, encoded by the coding sequence ATGCTCTCTTTGGAAAGCGTTCCCGCCGTGGCGGCTGGCGTCGTTTCACGCGACGCCGACGGAGACGCCGTGATCGTGCATGCGCGCAGTGGGAAAGTCAACGTGGTCAACCATGTTGGCGCATTCATTTGGAACCAGATTGATGGCCGCAAAAGCGTGCAGGATATTATCGAACATGTGGTGCGCACGTTCAACGTTTCGCCTGAGCAGGCGCGTCAAGATACCATAGCATTTTTGCAATCGCTGGCGGAACGCAATCTCATCACGCTTGAATAA
- the cysD gene encoding sulfate adenylyltransferase subunit CysD has protein sequence MPTTSYRRTHLQQLESEAIYVMREVAAQFERPVLLFSGGKDSIVLVHLARKAFYPGKIPFPLLHIDTGHNFPETLEFRDRLVENIGAHLIVRYVQDSIDQGRVKEETGPYASRNALQTVTLLDAIAEFRFDAAIGGARRDEEKARAKERFFSHRDQFGQWDPKNQRPELWTLYNGRKGPGEHFRVFPLSNWTELDVWMYIKREGIELPSLYFAHRRKVVNRLGVWLAVSDIVQPLPGEEVAEKTVRFRTIGDMTCTGAVESNATTIDDIILEVATARVTERGARADDKVSEAAMEDRKRQGYF, from the coding sequence ATGCCGACCACAAGTTACCGCCGAACGCATTTGCAGCAACTCGAATCCGAAGCCATTTACGTGATGCGCGAAGTTGCCGCGCAGTTTGAACGCCCGGTCTTGCTCTTTTCGGGCGGCAAAGATTCGATTGTGCTGGTGCATTTGGCGCGCAAGGCTTTCTACCCCGGCAAAATTCCGTTTCCGCTGTTGCACATTGACACCGGACATAACTTCCCCGAAACGCTTGAATTTCGCGACCGCCTGGTTGAGAACATTGGCGCACACCTGATTGTGCGCTATGTGCAGGACAGCATTGACCAGGGGCGCGTCAAAGAAGAGACGGGACCGTACGCGTCGCGCAACGCCTTGCAAACCGTCACCCTGCTGGACGCTATCGCCGAATTTCGCTTTGACGCCGCTATCGGTGGGGCACGGCGTGATGAGGAAAAAGCCCGCGCCAAAGAGCGCTTCTTCTCGCACCGCGACCAGTTTGGGCAGTGGGACCCCAAGAACCAGCGCCCCGAACTCTGGACGCTCTACAATGGGCGCAAGGGGCCCGGCGAGCATTTTCGCGTGTTCCCCCTCAGCAACTGGACGGAACTCGATGTGTGGATGTACATCAAACGCGAGGGAATTGAATTGCCCAGCCTCTATTTCGCACATCGGCGCAAAGTGGTCAACCGATTGGGCGTCTGGCTTGCGGTGTCGGATATTGTGCAACCGTTGCCCGGCGAAGAAGTGGCCGAAAAAACGGTGCGCTTCCGCACGATTGGCGATATGACCTGTACGGGGGCGGTGGAGTCGAACGCCACGACCATTGACGACATCATCCTTGAAGTGGCGACCGCACGGGTGACTGAACGCGGCGCGCGCGCCGACGACAAGGTCTCCGAAGCCGCCATGGAAGACCGCAAGCGCCAGGGATACTTCTGA
- a CDS encoding C25 family cysteine peptidase encodes MSNTSAPESAGSSAGVVTQTPQKLFLAEEGLYVVEIADGAQGAVVQSPDGQIPTLFEQGRLYFWGEPSTSRYSAANVYRLTFDGTPLTFPAQDAAPDAGASVPFYLHTLSLEENTLYEPEIQEGDHWFWAYLPAPNTLETTFQADAVVPEAEGWAELTLHAVTDAPTLSPDHHVRLFINDTLVAEASWDGKGAYTLRGALPAGTVRTGENSVRVELPGDLDVIADIVYVNTIMLAYPRRFVLNEAPLLFTPTQAGVVQVEGVDGTPLVLDLSTAPPSRLEGVQHDGQTLTFRVEADHRYAVATLEMARAPMRITPLAVQPDLRALTGADYVAVGPQDLLDALQPLLDHRRSQGLTPLAVPVEAIYDQFGNGLPEPEPIREFVRYAVDHWSPAPRFLVLVGDATYDMRGYIAPPEANRLPTFLTWTVYGGETATDVPFANVDDDPAPDIAVGRIPARTPEQVRTLVEKTIRFEETHVAATTPRVLAVADGREPSFANDAQAFLDRIQTAYQTDLYTPPPDTPNADAPLLERLNEGAFITAYFGHGSVTQWGRDHIFDVDDAQQLRNATLPVFLNFTCLTGFFIHPEVESLTETLLWQPDGGIVAALAPTSLTLPSDQQFLSNPLATFLAERRYATLGELLLAAQQSAVPQSSEGEGVPVVQTGVQDVLNTFLLLGDPALRLFDETATASGG; translated from the coding sequence GTGTCGAACACATCGGCGCCCGAATCTGCCGGCTCTTCTGCGGGCGTGGTGACACAAACCCCGCAGAAACTGTTCCTCGCCGAAGAAGGCCTCTACGTGGTGGAGATAGCCGACGGCGCGCAGGGCGCAGTCGTGCAAAGCCCCGATGGGCAAATTCCGACCCTTTTTGAACAAGGACGGCTCTACTTCTGGGGAGAACCATCAACCAGCCGGTACAGCGCCGCAAACGTCTATCGGCTCACGTTCGACGGCACACCTCTCACCTTCCCCGCGCAGGATGCCGCTCCCGATGCCGGGGCGTCGGTGCCCTTCTACCTGCACACGCTCTCTTTGGAAGAAAACACCCTCTACGAACCCGAAATCCAGGAAGGCGACCACTGGTTTTGGGCGTATTTGCCCGCTCCCAACACGCTTGAAACCACATTCCAGGCGGACGCCGTCGTGCCGGAGGCTGAAGGTTGGGCGGAACTCACACTCCATGCGGTGACTGACGCCCCCACCTTGTCGCCCGACCATCATGTGCGCCTCTTCATCAACGATACACTTGTGGCCGAAGCGTCGTGGGACGGCAAGGGTGCCTACACGCTCCGAGGCGCTCTTCCTGCGGGAACGGTGCGCACTGGTGAGAACAGCGTGCGCGTGGAATTGCCCGGCGACCTTGACGTCATCGCCGACATTGTCTATGTGAACACCATCATGCTGGCGTACCCGCGTCGGTTTGTGCTGAATGAAGCGCCGCTGCTCTTCACCCCAACCCAGGCGGGTGTGGTGCAAGTTGAAGGCGTTGACGGAACCCCGCTGGTGCTCGACCTGAGCACCGCGCCGCCGTCTCGCCTGGAAGGCGTGCAGCATGATGGGCAAACCCTCACCTTCCGCGTGGAAGCCGACCATCGCTACGCGGTGGCAACTCTGGAAATGGCGCGCGCCCCCATGCGAATCACACCGCTGGCAGTGCAACCCGACTTGCGCGCGTTGACCGGCGCCGACTACGTGGCCGTTGGACCTCAGGATTTGCTCGATGCGCTCCAACCCTTGCTCGACCATCGCCGTTCCCAGGGGCTCACCCCGTTGGCTGTCCCGGTTGAAGCCATCTACGACCAATTTGGCAACGGTTTGCCTGAACCCGAACCCATCCGCGAATTTGTGCGCTACGCTGTTGACCATTGGTCGCCTGCGCCGCGTTTCCTGGTGTTGGTCGGCGATGCGACATATGACATGCGCGGCTATATCGCGCCACCAGAGGCAAACCGTCTGCCGACTTTCCTCACCTGGACGGTGTACGGGGGAGAAACCGCCACGGACGTACCCTTTGCCAATGTGGATGACGACCCCGCGCCTGATATTGCCGTCGGCCGTATTCCGGCGCGCACGCCTGAACAAGTGCGCACGCTTGTGGAGAAGACCATCCGCTTTGAGGAAACACATGTGGCGGCAACCACGCCGCGTGTTCTGGCTGTTGCCGATGGGCGCGAGCCGAGTTTCGCCAATGATGCGCAAGCCTTTCTCGACCGGATACAAACCGCCTACCAGACCGACCTCTACACGCCGCCGCCCGACACTCCCAATGCCGACGCCCCCTTGCTCGAACGCTTGAACGAAGGCGCGTTCATTACCGCCTACTTTGGGCATGGCAGCGTCACCCAATGGGGGCGTGACCACATTTTCGACGTGGACGATGCGCAACAATTGCGCAACGCCACCTTGCCCGTCTTCCTCAACTTCACCTGTCTCACGGGCTTCTTCATTCATCCTGAGGTTGAATCCCTGACGGAAACCTTGCTCTGGCAACCGGATGGCGGCATTGTGGCCGCCCTTGCGCCTACGAGCCTGACCTTGCCGAGCGACCAGCAATTCCTTTCCAACCCATTGGCAACCTTTTTGGCGGAACGCCGCTATGCTACCCTGGGCGAACTTCTGTTGGCGGCACAGCAAAGCGCCGTGCCGCAATCAAGTGAAGGTGAAGGCGTGCCGGTGGTACAAACCGGCGTCCAAGATGTGCTCAACACCTTTTTGTTGCTGGGCGATCCGGCGTTGCGTCTCTTTGACGAAACCGCTACGGCTTCTGGAGGGTAA
- a CDS encoding pseudouridine synthase, whose translation MAEQKRYIIFNKPYGVLSSFTDPDNAGRETLADYVPVPDVYAAGRLDYDSEGLMLLTNDGKLSHRLTHPRYRHSKTYLVQVEGIPTDEALDQLRRGVVIKGGYKTRPAQVERLPEPPDLWPRRKPIRERKSVPTSWLKITITEGKKRQVRRMTAAVGYPTLRLVRVAIGPLELGDLPPGAWRELTPEEVQTLREYVTEAAKRRNASRSRRKRRQQRQQRGRSS comes from the coding sequence ATGGCGGAGCAAAAGCGCTACATCATCTTCAACAAGCCCTACGGTGTGTTGTCCAGTTTCACTGATCCCGACAATGCCGGGCGCGAAACGCTGGCGGATTACGTGCCCGTGCCTGATGTGTACGCTGCGGGGCGGCTCGATTATGACAGCGAGGGGCTGATGTTGTTGACCAACGACGGCAAACTGAGCCATCGCCTCACGCATCCACGGTATCGGCACAGCAAAACCTACCTGGTGCAGGTGGAAGGGATACCGACTGATGAAGCGCTTGACCAGTTGCGGCGGGGCGTGGTCATCAAGGGGGGCTACAAAACGCGCCCCGCGCAGGTGGAACGGTTGCCTGAACCGCCCGACCTCTGGCCGCGCCGTAAACCCATTCGCGAGCGCAAAAGCGTGCCGACGTCGTGGCTCAAAATCACCATCACCGAAGGCAAAAAACGCCAGGTGCGCCGCATGACGGCGGCGGTGGGGTATCCCACGTTGCGCCTGGTGCGCGTGGCGATTGGTCCGCTTGAATTGGGGGATTTGCCGCCCGGCGCGTGGCGTGAACTGACCCCCGAAGAAGTGCAGACCTTGCGCGAGTATGTCACCGAAGCCGCCAAACGGCGCAACGCCTCGCGGTCGCGCCGCAAACGACGCCAACAACGCCAACAGCGGGGGCGTTCGTCATGA
- a CDS encoding nucleotide sugar dehydrogenase, with the protein MNTTKQALMNRFRQRDATLAVIGLGYVGLPLALAFARAGFEVIGIDVNEERVALLQQGVSYVEDIPHEHLRALLRQPVPAGGHASMPQRGGFQATTRFDVLRDVQAAIICVPTPLSKTGDPDISYITAAVEQVATYLHPGMLVVLESTTYPGTTTEVVVPALTAHVPTLQVGRDVFVCFSPERIDPGRKDWTIENTPKVMGGVTPDCLDVGRTLYEQAIQTIVPVSNTETAEMVKLLENTFRAVNIALVNEVLLMCDKLGLDAWEVIEAAATKPFGFMKFTPGPGLGGHCLPIDPLYLSWKLKTLNYHARFIDLATQINTSMPAYWVQKVQDALNDVAKPVRGSRILIIGVAYKRDVGDLRESPALDIIHLLQAKGAHVMYHDPHVPRVLYDGIDLTCEPDLDAALDAADCVVIVTDHSTYDWAMIRRRARVLIDTRHVA; encoded by the coding sequence ATGAACACGACCAAACAAGCATTGATGAACCGTTTTCGTCAGCGCGATGCAACGCTGGCCGTGATTGGTTTGGGCTATGTGGGATTGCCGCTGGCGCTGGCGTTTGCCCGCGCCGGCTTTGAGGTGATTGGCATTGACGTCAACGAAGAACGGGTTGCGCTGTTGCAACAGGGCGTTTCCTACGTCGAGGATATCCCCCACGAGCACCTGCGCGCCCTTTTGCGCCAACCTGTGCCGGCTGGCGGGCATGCGTCCATGCCCCAGAGGGGCGGTTTTCAGGCGACAACGCGCTTTGATGTGCTGCGCGATGTGCAGGCGGCGATCATCTGCGTTCCTACCCCGCTCAGCAAAACCGGCGACCCCGACATCTCCTACATCACCGCTGCTGTGGAACAGGTGGCAACCTATTTGCACCCTGGGATGCTCGTCGTGCTCGAAAGCACCACCTACCCAGGGACAACCACCGAAGTTGTGGTGCCGGCGTTGACGGCGCATGTGCCCACGCTTCAGGTAGGGCGCGATGTCTTTGTCTGTTTTTCGCCTGAACGCATAGACCCGGGGCGCAAAGATTGGACGATCGAAAACACCCCCAAGGTCATGGGTGGGGTGACGCCCGATTGCCTGGATGTGGGGCGCACGTTGTATGAGCAAGCCATCCAGACGATTGTGCCGGTCAGCAACACCGAAACCGCCGAAATGGTGAAATTGCTCGAAAACACGTTCCGCGCTGTCAACATCGCCCTGGTCAATGAAGTGTTGCTGATGTGTGATAAACTGGGGCTGGATGCGTGGGAAGTGATCGAAGCCGCCGCCACAAAACCCTTTGGCTTCATGAAATTCACCCCCGGACCCGGGTTGGGCGGGCACTGCTTGCCGATTGACCCGCTCTACCTTTCCTGGAAACTGAAAACGCTCAACTACCACGCCCGTTTCATTGACCTGGCGACGCAAATCAACACCTCAATGCCCGCCTACTGGGTGCAGAAGGTGCAGGATGCGTTGAACGATGTTGCCAAACCGGTGCGGGGAAGCCGTATTCTCATCATTGGCGTGGCCTACAAGCGCGACGTGGGCGATTTGCGAGAATCTCCCGCTCTCGATATCATCCATTTGTTGCAAGCCAAGGGGGCGCACGTCATGTACCATGACCCACACGTGCCGCGCGTGTTGTACGACGGCATTGACCTGACGTGTGAACCCGACCTGGACGCGGCGTTGGATGCCGCTGATTGTGTGGTCATTGTGACCGACCACAGCACCTACGACTGGGCGATGATTCGTCGCCGCGCACGAGTGTTAATTGATACGCGCCATGTGGCGTAG
- a CDS encoding SDR family NAD(P)-dependent oxidoreductase — MGTYLVTGAAGFIGANVAARLLAEGHTVVGVDNLNDAYDVRLKQWRLQQLQPHNAFSFTHTDIGDLAALQSLFEAHRFDAVINLAARAGVRQSVRNPWVYMETNATGTLNLLELCRQHGVGKFVLASTSSLYGRHNPMPYREDADTNSPLSPYAASKKAAEVMAYTYHYLYGIDVSILRYFTVYGPAGRPDMSLFRFVQWIAEGKPVVVFGDGQQSRDFTYVDDIARGTIAALRPLGYEIINLGSDTPVVLMDAIRLVERLVGRPAQLVHREAHPADVRATWADISKAERLLGWRPHTSFEEGVANLVRWYQENRDWASQIETGV; from the coding sequence ATGGGAACATATCTTGTCACCGGCGCGGCTGGCTTCATTGGCGCCAATGTCGCCGCGCGATTGCTGGCGGAAGGACACACCGTTGTTGGTGTGGACAATTTGAACGACGCCTACGACGTGCGCTTGAAGCAGTGGCGGCTCCAACAATTGCAGCCGCACAACGCTTTTTCCTTCACGCATACCGATATTGGCGACCTTGCCGCGCTACAAAGCCTCTTTGAAGCGCACCGTTTCGACGCCGTCATCAATCTGGCGGCGCGGGCGGGCGTGCGGCAGTCGGTACGCAATCCGTGGGTGTACATGGAAACGAACGCCACGGGGACGCTGAACTTGCTGGAACTGTGCCGCCAGCATGGCGTGGGCAAATTTGTGCTGGCGTCCACATCCAGCCTGTATGGGCGGCACAACCCAATGCCCTATCGCGAGGACGCCGATACCAACTCGCCGCTCTCGCCCTATGCGGCTTCCAAAAAAGCCGCCGAAGTGATGGCGTACACCTACCACTACCTTTACGGCATTGATGTGAGCATTTTGCGCTACTTTACCGTGTATGGACCCGCTGGACGCCCCGACATGAGCCTGTTCCGCTTTGTGCAGTGGATTGCCGAGGGCAAGCCGGTGGTGGTCTTTGGCGATGGTCAGCAATCCCGCGATTTCACCTACGTGGACGACATTGCACGCGGCACGATTGCCGCCTTGCGCCCACTGGGCTACGAGATTATCAACCTCGGTTCTGATACCCCCGTGGTGCTTATGGACGCCATTCGGCTGGTGGAGCGTCTGGTGGGGCGACCGGCGCAACTGGTGCACCGCGAGGCGCACCCGGCGGATGTGCGCGCTACATGGGCGGACATCTCCAAAGCCGAACGTTTGCTCGGTTGGCGTCCGCACACCTCGTTTGAGGAAGGGGTCGCCAATTTGGTGCGATGGTATCAGGAAAACCGAGACTGGGCGTCGCAGATTGAGACGGGTGTTTGA
- a CDS encoding restriction endonuclease, whose amino-acid sequence MSAWDIAVLVLVGTGSAWGAWRLRGWWDRLRRRWGRRGRKRRSRRPKPRTQSVFKMSPEEFEHLCARLMEAWGYQTEVVGGSGDGGVDIRGWKDGRYVIAQCKRYKRAVPASLVREFYGVMVREQADKGFFFTTGRVSEALHREAAEFTRNGYPIAIVDGKELEAYLQANKLPSPWKSRERMGG is encoded by the coding sequence ATGAGTGCGTGGGACATTGCGGTGTTGGTGCTGGTTGGCACGGGGAGCGCATGGGGGGCGTGGCGTTTGCGGGGCTGGTGGGACCGCTTGCGCCGCCGTTGGGGACGGCGGGGACGCAAACGCCGTTCGCGCCGCCCAAAACCGCGCACGCAAAGCGTTTTCAAGATGTCGCCCGAAGAGTTCGAGCATTTGTGCGCGCGCCTGATGGAAGCATGGGGCTACCAAACCGAAGTGGTTGGGGGAAGCGGCGATGGCGGTGTTGACATTCGGGGTTGGAAGGATGGGCGCTACGTGATTGCGCAGTGCAAACGCTACAAGCGCGCTGTCCCTGCCTCGCTGGTGCGCGAATTTTATGGCGTCATGGTGCGCGAGCAAGCGGACAAGGGCTTCTTTTTCACCACAGGGCGCGTTTCCGAAGCCTTGCACCGCGAAGCCGCCGAATTTACCCGCAACGGCTACCCCATTGCGATTGTGGACGGCAAGGAGTTAGAAGCGTACTTGCAAGCCAACAAGTTGCCGTCGCCCTGGAAAAGCCGCGAGCGAATGGGTGGGTAG
- the cysN gene encoding sulfate adenylyltransferase subunit CysN, protein MTIEYQPETKTDLETPSAATEVVELLRFSTAGSVDDGKSTLIGRLLYDTRQIFEDQLDDARRASQSRGDPSMELALLMDGLRAEREQGITIDVAYRYFATPKRKFIIADTPGHIQYTRNMVTGASTAELAIILVDARKGIVTQTKRHTFISTLLRIPHLVIAINKMDLVDYSRDVYERIMAEFNEFAAKLSVQDVVFIPISALHGDNVVHKSANMPWYDGPTLLHHLETVNVGATRNLVDFRFPVQYVIRPNQDFRGFAGQIASGRIRPGEEVAILPSGLTTRVKSIVTFDGELEEAVAGDSVVLTLEDEIDISRGDMIVRVHNLPQKSNRLDAIICWMDEEPLDPRRTYWLQHTTRTVKALISNVNYRIDVDTMHRMDAETLHLNDIGRVQLTTTQPLFFDPYDKNRATGSFILIDPFTNRTVAGGMIRDMTRDVDDLVEEERPSVTVRRPVSQNVVWESGALTREMRERLKGHKAAVLWFTGLSGSGKSTVAKALERRLFEMGVHTFFIDGDNLRHGLNGDLGFTPEDRAENIRRAAEVARLAFEHGNVVLASFISPYERDREFARSLIPSGRFFEVYVKCDVEVCKRRDPKGLYARALRGEIKNFTGVDAPYEEPRSPELVVETDLQSVDEIVETILQELVRVGIVPPPDDTPSQA, encoded by the coding sequence ATGACGATTGAGTACCAGCCTGAAACCAAAACCGACCTTGAAACGCCTTCTGCGGCGACCGAAGTTGTCGAACTGTTGCGCTTCTCAACAGCGGGCAGTGTAGACGATGGCAAGAGCACGCTCATTGGGCGGTTGTTGTACGATACGCGCCAAATTTTTGAAGACCAACTCGACGACGCCCGACGCGCCAGCCAATCGCGCGGCGACCCCTCTATGGAACTGGCGCTGCTCATGGACGGCTTGCGTGCCGAGCGTGAGCAGGGTATCACGATTGATGTGGCGTATCGCTACTTCGCGACGCCCAAGCGCAAATTCATCATCGCCGACACACCTGGACACATTCAGTACACGCGCAACATGGTCACCGGCGCTTCGACGGCTGAACTCGCCATTATCCTGGTGGATGCCCGCAAAGGCATTGTCACCCAGACCAAGCGCCACACGTTCATCTCGACGCTCTTGCGCATTCCCCACCTGGTGATTGCCATCAACAAGATGGACCTGGTGGACTATTCGCGTGATGTGTACGAACGCATCATGGCGGAATTCAACGAATTTGCCGCCAAACTCAGCGTGCAAGATGTCGTGTTCATCCCCATTTCGGCGCTTCATGGCGACAACGTGGTGCACAAAAGCGCCAACATGCCCTGGTACGATGGTCCAACGCTGTTGCACCATCTCGAAACCGTCAACGTGGGCGCCACGCGCAACCTTGTGGATTTTCGCTTCCCCGTGCAGTACGTCATTCGCCCCAACCAGGACTTTCGCGGCTTTGCCGGGCAGATTGCCTCAGGGCGTATTCGCCCCGGTGAAGAAGTGGCCATTTTGCCGTCGGGGTTGACCACGCGCGTCAAGTCCATCGTCACGTTCGATGGAGAACTGGAAGAAGCCGTGGCGGGCGATTCGGTGGTGCTGACACTTGAAGATGAGATTGACATCAGCCGCGGCGATATGATTGTGCGCGTGCACAATTTGCCGCAAAAGTCCAACCGTCTGGACGCCATCATCTGCTGGATGGATGAAGAACCGCTCGACCCTCGTCGCACGTACTGGTTGCAACACACCACGCGCACGGTCAAAGCGTTGATTTCCAACGTGAACTACCGCATTGATGTGGATACGATGCACCGCATGGACGCCGAGACGTTGCACCTGAACGATATTGGGCGTGTGCAACTCACCACCACACAACCGCTCTTCTTCGACCCGTACGACAAAAACCGCGCCACCGGCTCTTTCATTCTCATTGACCCCTTCACCAATCGCACGGTTGCCGGCGGCATGATTCGCGATATGACGCGCGACGTGGACGATTTGGTGGAAGAAGAACGCCCCTCGGTGACGGTGCGCCGTCCCGTCTCGCAAAATGTGGTGTGGGAAAGCGGCGCACTGACGCGCGAAATGCGCGAACGCCTGAAAGGCCACAAAGCCGCTGTGCTCTGGTTCACAGGGTTGTCCGGTTCGGGCAAATCAACCGTGGCCAAAGCGCTGGAACGCCGCCTGTTCGAGATGGGCGTGCACACCTTCTTCATTGACGGCGACAATCTGCGCCACGGCTTGAACGGCGATTTGGGCTTCACGCCCGAAGACCGCGCCGAAAACATTCGCCGCGCCGCCGAAGTGGCGCGCCTGGCGTTTGAGCATGGCAACGTGGTGCTGGCGTCCTTCATCTCCCCCTACGAGCGCGACCGCGAATTTGCCCGCTCGCTCATTCCGTCGGGGCGCTTCTTCGAGGTCTATGTGAAGTGCGATGTTGAGGTGTGCAAGCGGCGCGACCCCAAGGGGTTGTATGCGCGGGCACTGCGCGGCGAAATCAAGAACTTCACGGGCGTGGATGCGCCCTACGAAGAACCGCGCTCGCCCGAACTGGTTGTCGAAACTGACTTGCAAAGCGTGGACGAGATTGTCGAAACCATCTTGCAAGAATTGGTGCGCGTCGGGATTGTGCCGCCGCCTGATGATACGCCATCCCAGGCTTGA